One Laspinema palackyanum D2c DNA segment encodes these proteins:
- the pyk gene encoding pyruvate kinase, with the protein MRKTKIICTLGPASCDRKTITEMVLAGMDVARLNFSHGDYATHEQNIRTIREVSAELNKPIAIMQDLQGPKIRVGEMEPAVFLHPGDPTIITMLEVLGNAQRFSSTYKGLADDVKEGDLILIDDGLICIQANRIYEKEIYGTVIYGGPVKSHKGINLRHSSISAPAMTQKDIEDLNFGLDQNIDYVALSFVREASDIKEVKGAIRRKDKYAHVIAKIERHEALDCLDEIVETADVVMVARGDLGVEIPLERVPTLQKSILQACWTHQKPVIVATQMLESMIHNPRPTRAEVSDIANAIYDGADALMLSGETAVGDYPIESVRTMALIAETAEAQLTSSRQYVTGIEAYPIGNSVVHAGCQLAENLHAKALICFTEHGFTARLLSKYRQSIPAIAVTTDEFIQRRIALYWGLQSLQLEEVSNTDEMIVLLEKTVLEQKFVEKGDLVVIIAGLPLPITGVTNLIKVHRIGESYAV; encoded by the coding sequence ATGCGTAAAACGAAGATTATCTGCACTCTCGGTCCGGCTAGTTGCGATCGCAAGACCATCACAGAAATGGTTCTAGCGGGAATGGATGTAGCTCGCTTAAACTTCTCCCACGGCGACTATGCCACTCACGAACAAAATATCCGAACCATTCGCGAAGTGTCCGCCGAATTAAATAAACCGATCGCGATTATGCAGGATTTACAAGGTCCGAAAATCCGAGTCGGAGAAATGGAACCTGCGGTGTTCCTCCATCCTGGGGATCCAACCATCATTACGATGCTAGAGGTACTCGGGAATGCTCAACGCTTTAGTTCCACCTATAAAGGATTAGCCGATGATGTTAAAGAAGGCGATTTAATCCTCATTGATGATGGTCTGATTTGTATCCAAGCTAATCGGATTTATGAAAAAGAAATTTACGGAACAGTAATTTATGGGGGTCCGGTCAAAAGCCACAAAGGAATTAATCTTAGGCATTCTTCAATTTCTGCTCCAGCCATGACGCAAAAAGATATTGAAGATTTGAATTTTGGCTTGGATCAGAACATTGATTATGTGGCCCTCTCTTTCGTTCGGGAAGCATCGGACATCAAAGAAGTAAAAGGGGCAATTAGGCGCAAAGACAAATACGCTCATGTTATTGCTAAAATCGAGCGTCATGAAGCCTTAGATTGTTTAGATGAGATTGTAGAAACGGCAGATGTTGTCATGGTAGCTCGTGGAGATTTAGGGGTAGAAATTCCCTTAGAACGGGTTCCTACCCTCCAAAAATCGATTTTACAAGCCTGTTGGACTCATCAAAAACCTGTGATTGTCGCCACTCAAATGTTAGAGTCCATGATTCACAATCCGCGCCCGACTCGTGCGGAAGTCTCGGACATTGCCAATGCGATTTATGATGGAGCAGATGCTCTGATGCTGTCGGGAGAAACGGCAGTGGGAGATTATCCCATTGAGTCGGTGAGAACAATGGCGCTGATTGCAGAAACTGCCGAGGCTCAGTTAACCTCTTCCCGACAATATGTGACGGGAATTGAGGCATATCCGATTGGCAACTCGGTGGTTCATGCGGGCTGCCAACTGGCTGAAAATCTCCATGCCAAGGCGCTGATTTGCTTTACCGAACATGGATTCACTGCTCGGTTGTTGTCGAAATATCGCCAATCTATCCCAGCGATCGCTGTCACTACGGATGAGTTTATTCAACGGCGCATCGCTCTATATTGGGGTTTACAATCTTTACAACTGGAAGAGGTCTCTAATACCGATGAAATGATTGTTTTATTAGAAAAAACAGTCCTTGAACAAAAATTCGTCGAAAAAGGAGACCTCGTGGTGATTATTGCCGGGTTACCCCTCCCAATTACCGGGGTAACTAACTTGATTAAAGTGCATCGGATTGGGGAAAGTTATGCAGTTTAG
- a CDS encoding AMP-binding protein — MNIAEILHKQVEETPETPAILEMRRGARGRVSFAELELRARRGVTLLRQQGMQRGDTILLMLPLSTDFYVALIAIFRLGAIALILDPDAQSDELDRASTLCRPKAVITTPKNLIWRFFSRAFRKISLKFTVGFSLPTLISWQRAQPLEPDPKITEVEPETPAVIVSTVGLYEQLKFIELTHEHLILQQKSLSEILLTHPGEIDITLQPLLGLINIGLGLTSLLPKFKTKQPLIHQTKPIIDAVNKYHPNRIAASPTLLENLIEALIKKRELLTPAYKIFIWGTPVLPSLLNQVNQIAPQAEIIAIYGETAAIASLSRREIEANDVSQMQRGKGLLVGKPAPDIQLRIIPNQWGAPVAPYQNQAEFEATCRPLAEPGEIVLQGDRFITRTLNELGDEPMNFRVGEQQWHRTGDAGYLDSQGRLWLLGPCQDCLQDKFGVIYPLTVECAVDYNREVQRIAFFSYRYQRTLVVEMADKSGDRTLSQRSLSSVLESLQWANVEALRVVEKIPMEKRYPRRVDRVALERILDEQD, encoded by the coding sequence ATGAATATTGCCGAAATTCTACACAAACAAGTTGAAGAAACCCCAGAGACTCCCGCCATCCTGGAGATGCGACGCGGTGCAAGGGGCAGGGTCAGTTTTGCTGAGTTGGAGTTGAGGGCGCGTCGGGGAGTGACCCTGTTGCGACAACAAGGGATGCAGAGGGGAGATACCATCTTGCTCATGCTGCCGCTGTCAACAGATTTTTACGTCGCGTTGATTGCCATTTTTAGACTCGGTGCGATCGCCTTAATCCTCGACCCCGATGCCCAGTCGGATGAACTTGATCGCGCCTCTACATTGTGCCGTCCCAAAGCGGTCATTACCACCCCAAAAAATCTAATTTGGCGGTTTTTCTCCCGGGCTTTTCGCAAAATTTCGCTTAAATTTACCGTCGGGTTTTCCCTCCCCACCCTGATTTCTTGGCAAAGAGCACAACCCCTAGAACCCGACCCTAAAATTACCGAAGTTGAGCCAGAAACTCCCGCAGTAATTGTTTCCACAGTCGGATTATATGAGCAATTAAAATTTATTGAATTGACTCACGAGCATTTAATCTTACAGCAAAAATCACTCTCCGAAATTCTCCTCACCCATCCGGGAGAAATAGATATTACCCTCCAACCGCTTCTCGGATTAATTAATATAGGGTTAGGGCTGACTAGCTTATTGCCCAAATTCAAAACAAAACAGCCTTTAATTCATCAAACCAAACCGATTATTGATGCTGTCAATAAATATCACCCCAATCGGATTGCGGCTTCTCCCACCTTACTTGAGAACCTAATCGAGGCGTTGATTAAAAAAAGAGAATTATTAACCCCTGCGTATAAAATATTTATTTGGGGAACGCCAGTTTTGCCCAGTCTGCTCAATCAAGTGAATCAAATTGCACCCCAAGCAGAAATTATCGCAATTTATGGAGAAACCGCCGCGATCGCCAGCCTCTCTCGCCGAGAAATTGAAGCCAACGACGTTAGTCAAATGCAGAGGGGAAAAGGCTTACTCGTGGGTAAACCCGCCCCAGATATCCAGTTAAGAATTATCCCCAACCAATGGGGCGCACCCGTCGCCCCTTATCAAAATCAAGCCGAATTTGAAGCCACCTGTCGCCCTCTTGCAGAACCCGGAGAAATTGTCTTGCAAGGCGATCGCTTCATCACCCGAACCTTAAACGAACTCGGGGACGAACCCATGAACTTTCGAGTCGGGGAACAACAATGGCATCGCACTGGAGATGCGGGATACTTAGACTCCCAGGGACGATTGTGGTTACTTGGACCCTGCCAAGATTGCCTTCAGGATAAATTCGGCGTGATTTATCCCCTAACTGTAGAGTGCGCGGTGGATTACAATCGGGAAGTCCAACGGATCGCCTTTTTTTCCTATCGCTATCAGCGAACCTTAGTGGTAGAAATGGCTGATAAAAGTGGCGATCGCACCTTATCTCAACGCAGTTTATCCTCTGTCCTAGAATCCCTACAATGGGCCAATGTAGAAGCGTTGCGCGTCGTTGAAAAAATCCCAATGGAGAAACGCTACCCCCGCCGAGTCGATCGCGTGGCATTGGAACGGATACTGGATGAACAGGACTAA
- a CDS encoding MBL fold metallo-hydrolase, translating into MPKQPRAVLDNIFAFSPNRETLGATAYLIVENNANILVDCPPWDESTEEFLTQQGGVQWLFLTHRGGISKVKDIQKATGAQVVIQEWEAYLLPELTVQTFEKDCTLSPHCQGIWTPGHSPGSSCLYYGGHGGVLFVGRHLLPNAQGEPMPLRTSKTFHWTRQIQAVKALQERFTPESLHYICPGASTGFLRGKRVIDSAYEHLAAIDVQGLRELEPVL; encoded by the coding sequence ATGCCCAAACAACCACGGGCTGTCCTGGATAATATTTTTGCCTTTTCTCCCAATCGAGAGACCCTAGGCGCGACAGCTTATCTTATTGTAGAAAACAACGCGAATATCCTGGTAGATTGTCCCCCCTGGGATGAATCGACGGAGGAATTCCTGACTCAGCAAGGGGGCGTGCAGTGGCTATTTTTGACCCATCGGGGGGGGATTTCCAAAGTTAAGGACATTCAAAAGGCAACGGGCGCTCAAGTGGTGATTCAAGAGTGGGAAGCCTATTTACTGCCAGAATTGACCGTGCAGACATTTGAGAAGGATTGCACCCTGAGTCCCCATTGTCAGGGAATTTGGACCCCCGGTCATTCCCCTGGGTCCTCCTGTTTATATTATGGCGGGCACGGTGGGGTTTTATTCGTGGGGCGGCATTTACTTCCGAATGCTCAGGGAGAACCGATGCCTTTGAGAACCTCTAAAACCTTTCACTGGACCCGCCAAATTCAGGCTGTTAAGGCGCTGCAAGAGCGATTTACACCTGAGAGCTTGCACTATATCTGTCCCGGGGCGAGTACGGGCTTTTTACGGGGGAAACGGGTGATTGACTCGGCTTATGAGCATCTGGCGGCGATCGATGTTCAGGGGTTGCGGGAGTTGGAGCCTGTTCTGTGA